The following coding sequences are from one Bifidobacterium sp. window:
- a CDS encoding glutamate ABC transporter substrate-binding protein yields MNAVFKKALAAAVAVVSLTSLAACGGSADSSSSADGPKIKIGIKFDQPGLGYKQGSTYTGFDVDVAKYVAKKLGYSEDQIEWKEAPSKQRETLIQNGDVNMVVATYSISDDRKKVVDFAGPYFVAGQDLLVRSNEKSITGPSSLDGKKLCSVTGSTSAQTIKDHYASKVQLMEQSGYAECVTALISGTVDAVTTDDIILAGLASAKGDGQLKVVGKPFTQERYGIGVKKGDTTLVKKINAALKEMEEDGSWQKALDSATKGTGYKANSEYNPPTAFDAASSTQDF; encoded by the coding sequence ATGAACGCGGTATTTAAGAAAGCTTTAGCTGCAGCAGTGGCAGTGGTCAGCCTGACCTCACTAGCAGCTTGTGGCGGATCGGCAGATAGCTCAAGTAGCGCCGATGGACCAAAAATCAAGATTGGTATCAAATTCGATCAGCCAGGTCTGGGATATAAACAGGGGAGCACATACACCGGTTTCGATGTTGATGTTGCTAAGTATGTAGCGAAGAAACTCGGCTACTCTGAAGACCAGATTGAATGGAAAGAAGCTCCTTCCAAGCAGCGTGAAACCTTGATTCAAAATGGCGACGTCAATATGGTGGTTGCTACTTATTCAATCTCTGATGATCGTAAGAAAGTCGTTGACTTCGCAGGACCATATTTCGTGGCTGGTCAAGACCTTCTGGTTCGTTCTAATGAAAAGTCTATTACTGGCCCGAGCTCATTGGATGGAAAGAAGTTGTGCTCGGTTACAGGCTCTACTTCGGCTCAGACCATCAAGGACCATTACGCCAGCAAAGTTCAGTTGATGGAACAAAGCGGATATGCAGAGTGCGTGACTGCACTGATTTCAGGAACTGTTGATGCAGTGACTACTGATGACATCATTCTCGCAGGTCTTGCATCAGCCAAGGGTGATGGACAGTTGAAGGTTGTCGGCAAGCCTTTCACACAAGAGCGTTACGGCATTGGTGTGAAGAAGGGTGACACTACCTTGGTCAAGAAGATCAATGCAGCACTTAAAGAGATGGAAGAGGACGGTTCTTGGCAGAAGGCTCTTGACAGCGCCACCAAGGGCACTGGTTACAAAGCCAACTCAGAGTACAATCCTCCAACAGCCTTCGATGCAGCATCAAGCACGCAAGATTTCTAA